A genomic window from Prochlorococcus sp. RS04 includes:
- a CDS encoding pyridoxal phosphate-dependent aminotransferase, with the protein MSQVNLSDRALAIEPSLTLQISAKANQLSAEGVDICNLSAGEPDFDAPKEVIEATSKAIFDGFTKYGPAAGNLDLRKAIANKLQIQNDLNYEFENVMVTNGAKQAIYNLFQVLLNIGDEVIIPSPYWLSYPQMVRLAGGKPIFTNSSAEDGFKINIEDLKSKISSKTKFIIINSPNNPTGRVMSKEELLQIADLARENPNINILSDEIYELILKKEFKHYSLSSLANDLKDRIFIINGFAKGWAMTGWRIGYLVGPKDVIKASSALQSQSTSNVCSFVQKGALEALKINNEYFSMINSHYDQRRRLLYEGLNNINGIYIEEPNGAFYTFPKLPNSSITSVDFCNKALQDYGLVVVPGKAFGADQCIRISCAASEIKIKDGLKRFEKAISEYY; encoded by the coding sequence ATGAGTCAAGTTAATTTATCTGATCGGGCACTTGCAATTGAGCCTTCTCTTACATTGCAGATAAGTGCTAAAGCAAATCAATTATCTGCAGAAGGAGTAGATATTTGCAATTTAAGTGCAGGTGAACCTGATTTTGATGCCCCAAAAGAAGTTATAGAGGCTACAAGTAAAGCTATATTTGATGGATTTACAAAATACGGACCCGCAGCGGGGAATTTAGATCTCCGAAAAGCAATTGCAAATAAACTTCAAATTCAAAACGATTTAAATTATGAATTTGAAAATGTAATGGTCACAAATGGTGCTAAGCAAGCAATATATAATCTTTTCCAAGTCTTGTTAAATATTGGAGACGAAGTTATTATTCCTTCTCCATATTGGTTAAGTTATCCCCAGATGGTTAGATTGGCGGGTGGGAAGCCAATTTTTACAAATTCTTCTGCAGAAGATGGATTCAAAATAAATATAGAAGATTTGAAGTCTAAAATCTCTTCAAAAACTAAATTTATAATTATCAATTCTCCCAATAACCCTACTGGAAGAGTTATGTCAAAGGAAGAATTATTACAAATTGCCGATTTAGCTAGAGAAAATCCAAATATCAATATTCTTTCTGATGAGATTTACGAACTAATCCTTAAAAAAGAATTTAAACACTACAGTTTATCTTCATTAGCAAATGACTTAAAAGATAGAATTTTTATAATAAATGGGTTTGCGAAAGGATGGGCTATGACTGGCTGGAGGATAGGTTATTTAGTAGGTCCCAAAGATGTAATCAAAGCATCCTCAGCATTACAAAGTCAAAGTACAAGTAATGTTTGCTCTTTTGTTCAAAAAGGTGCTTTAGAGGCTTTAAAAATTAATAATGAGTATTTTTCAATGATAAATAGCCATTATGATCAAAGACGAAGACTTCTCTATGAGGGCCTTAATAATATAAATGGGATTTATATTGAAGAACCTAACGGAGCATTTTACACATTTCCAAAATTACCCAACTCCTCAATTACTTCTGTTGATTTCTGCAATAAAGCTCTTCAAGATTACGGATTAGTTGTTGTACCTGGAAAAGCTTTTGGAGCTGATCAATGTATAAGAATATCTTGTGCAGCTTCAGAGATTAAAATAAAAGATGGACTAAAGAGGTTTGAAAAGGCAATCTCTGAATACTATTAA
- a CDS encoding putative selenate ABC transporter substrate-binding protein, translating to MFNLKSFLVSASLLFSVSSSPVFSNPKVLKVGAIPDQNQDVLDKRFNLFSKELSKQLDVEVKYIPVINYVAAVTGFRTKDLDLVWFGGLSGVQARLQTPNSIVIAQRDIDKEFKSVFIVNKNLELNSISNIKGLKKLKNLRFTFGSENSTSGRLMPEYFLNQAGVEIKHFKGKKAGFSGSHDATLALVNSGAFDAGALNKLVWENNLKNNPKRTSNSELFWITPEYVDYHWVAQGDLENRFGEGFTKELTSVILNLDTKQKSHKQILDMFNAKRFIKAESKQYKNIEEIGRKLNKIR from the coding sequence ATGTTTAATTTAAAGAGTTTCCTAGTAAGTGCATCTCTATTATTTTCTGTTTCTTCATCACCTGTATTTTCAAATCCCAAAGTTTTAAAAGTTGGAGCAATACCTGATCAAAACCAAGATGTTTTGGACAAAAGATTTAATTTATTTTCAAAAGAATTATCCAAACAACTTGATGTAGAAGTTAAATACATTCCTGTTATTAATTATGTTGCAGCAGTAACTGGATTTAGAACTAAAGATTTAGATTTAGTTTGGTTTGGAGGTTTATCAGGAGTTCAAGCAAGATTACAAACACCTAATTCAATTGTCATAGCTCAAAGAGATATCGATAAGGAATTTAAAAGTGTTTTTATAGTAAATAAAAATTTAGAACTTAACTCAATTTCAAACATTAAAGGACTTAAAAAACTTAAGAATTTAAGATTTACTTTTGGCTCTGAAAACTCAACTTCTGGAAGATTAATGCCAGAATATTTTTTAAATCAAGCAGGGGTAGAAATTAAACATTTTAAAGGAAAAAAAGCAGGTTTTAGTGGGAGTCATGATGCCACTTTAGCTTTAGTTAATAGTGGGGCATTTGATGCTGGAGCTTTAAATAAACTGGTTTGGGAAAACAATCTTAAAAATAATCCCAAAAGAACAAGTAATTCAGAATTATTCTGGATCACACCAGAATATGTTGACTATCATTGGGTAGCTCAAGGTGATCTTGAAAATAGATTCGGGGAAGGGTTTACAAAAGAACTTACATCAGTAATTCTAAATTTAGATACAAAGCAAAAATCACATAAACAGATATTAGATATGTTCAATGCAAAAAGATTTATAAAGGCAGAATCAAAACAATATAAAAATATAGAGGAAATCGGGAGGAAATTAAATAAAATTAGATGA
- a CDS encoding ATP-binding cassette domain-containing protein yields the protein MNNNTVLELENISYKYKNDLILNKVNLKINSGEKIALLGKSGSGKTTLISILNGTIKPTQGEVKLFNKSFEELDRKQKSKITTIWQDLRLIEDLSAEQNVNCGLLAENNFYFAFKNLLNISSFKKAHKYMKLCRLHTSIYDKKIRKLSGGQKQRVAIARSLIQESNILLADEPFNNLDPKLITTIKNLLLENVDKNNTKKSPKTVLVALHRLDLLNDFDKVIGIRDGKIFFNIKRNNLKKIHLEEIF from the coding sequence ATGAATAATAATACTGTCTTAGAATTAGAAAATATTTCTTATAAATACAAAAATGATCTGATTCTTAATAAAGTAAATCTAAAAATAAATTCTGGGGAAAAAATTGCACTTTTAGGTAAAAGCGGTTCAGGAAAAACTACACTTATATCAATACTTAATGGCACTATCAAGCCAACTCAAGGTGAGGTTAAATTATTCAATAAAAGTTTCGAGGAATTAGATAGAAAGCAGAAAAGTAAAATAACAACTATATGGCAAGATTTAAGATTAATAGAAGATCTCTCTGCAGAACAAAATGTTAATTGTGGACTACTAGCGGAAAACAATTTTTATTTCGCTTTTAAAAATTTACTAAATATAAGTTCTTTTAAGAAGGCGCATAAATATATGAAATTATGTAGACTTCATACCTCTATTTACGATAAAAAAATCAGAAAACTATCTGGGGGGCAAAAACAAAGGGTGGCTATAGCTAGATCATTAATTCAAGAATCAAATATATTACTTGCAGATGAGCCTTTTAATAATCTAGATCCCAAATTGATAACAACAATTAAAAACCTTCTGCTAGAAAATGTAGATAAAAATAATACAAAAAAATCCCCAAAGACAGTATTAGTTGCATTACATAGATTAGATTTACTGAACGATTTCGATAAAGTTATTGGAATAAGGGATGGTAAAATTTTTTTCAATATCAAAAGAAATAACTTAAAGAAGATTCATTTAGAGGAAATATTTTAA
- a CDS encoding PhnE/PtxC family ABC transporter permease — protein MNKLKLNYTSLSFLPILVCIPLGYQLINNIHFGGFKLFQDFLISAFNPKIDNEIIITVIKRLNETILIGFFSWLVSIIFGAIFGIISSNIFYKIFNIPNFFYRIIRFFLTIIRSIHEVVWGILLMQIYGINFSIGIIAICIPYIAVNSKVFAEQLETIDYKSFESINQINAPKFSSLLTLIWNPIINTFKNFGLYRLECSIRSTVILGLFGIGGIGTSIFLSFQTLNFRELWTYLWSLAILIILSGLIFKKIKFNTTNKILSIFFIAVFFITILFSFSYFLYFIFNNNFKNFNSINSLIKSSSELGLFDFLKLILETIILSLLSTSIAISLPPLVIGIFNNNTSKILIKTFAFLLRLIPTPVILLILLTFNNPSLSLAALTLGLHNAGITSKLLFTNLESQDRKNYIAMKSLGISKKTSWLLGLFSQQAKSYLAYCAYRSDIIIRETAIVGVIGSVGLGWQLQESLSSFAWQEVTIVLIAYSSIAIVGELINGKIKNSLT, from the coding sequence TTGAACAAATTAAAATTAAACTATACCTCATTATCTTTTCTTCCAATTTTGGTATGCATACCTCTAGGGTATCAATTAATAAACAATATTCATTTTGGAGGATTTAAATTATTCCAAGATTTCTTAATTTCTGCATTTAATCCCAAGATCGATAATGAAATTATTATTACCGTAATTAAGCGATTAAATGAAACTATTTTAATTGGTTTTTTTAGTTGGTTAGTAAGTATTATTTTTGGAGCAATTTTTGGAATAATTTCCTCAAATATTTTTTATAAAATCTTTAATATTCCAAATTTTTTCTACCGCATTATAAGGTTTTTTCTAACAATAATTAGATCTATACACGAAGTGGTTTGGGGAATACTATTAATGCAAATATATGGAATAAATTTTTCGATAGGAATAATAGCTATATGTATACCTTATATTGCTGTAAATTCAAAAGTTTTTGCTGAACAATTAGAAACTATTGACTACAAAAGTTTTGAATCTATAAATCAAATAAATGCACCTAAATTTTCTTCTTTACTAACTTTAATATGGAATCCAATAATAAATACATTTAAAAACTTTGGTTTATATCGATTAGAGTGTTCAATAAGAAGTACTGTGATTCTAGGACTTTTTGGGATTGGAGGAATAGGTACCAGTATTTTTTTATCTTTCCAAACTTTAAATTTTAGAGAGTTATGGACTTATTTATGGTCCTTAGCAATTTTGATAATTCTTTCTGGATTAATATTCAAAAAAATAAAATTTAATACTACAAATAAAATCCTATCTATTTTTTTTATTGCAGTTTTTTTCATAACAATTTTATTTTCTTTTTCATATTTTCTTTATTTTATTTTTAATAATAATTTTAAAAATTTTAATTCCATTAATTCTCTAATTAAATCAAGCTCAGAATTAGGATTATTTGATTTCTTAAAACTTATATTGGAAACAATAATTTTAAGTCTTTTATCAACATCAATCGCAATTAGTTTACCTCCATTGGTAATAGGAATTTTTAACAACAATACTTCTAAAATTCTTATCAAAACTTTTGCATTTTTATTACGTTTAATACCTACACCTGTAATACTTCTAATTCTATTAACTTTTAATAATCCTTCTTTATCTTTAGCCGCTTTAACATTAGGTCTACACAACGCTGGCATTACAAGCAAATTACTTTTTACAAATCTAGAAAGCCAAGACAGGAAAAATTACATTGCGATGAAATCTCTAGGAATTTCAAAAAAGACTAGTTGGCTTTTAGGTTTATTTTCTCAACAAGCAAAAAGTTACTTAGCATATTGCGCTTATAGATCTGACATTATTATTAGAGAAACTGCAATTGTCGGAGTTATCGGAAGTGTTGGTCTAGGTTGGCAATTGCAAGAATCACTAAGTTCCTTCGCATGGCAAGAAGTTACCATAGTTTTAATAGCTTATAGCTCCATCGCAATAGTTGGCGAATTAATAAATGGTAAAATCAAAAATAGTTTAACTTGA
- a CDS encoding GDSL-type esterase/lipase family protein yields MFSLPKQLVVIGDSSVYGWGDNEGGGWCERLRKDWCNSQNGPVIYQLGVRGDGIEKVSSRWEKEWSSRGETRRNKPKAILLNVGLNDTAAIGQKNGRHQLDIDGFEYGLERLINEMNSQTNVFVIGLTPVDESKMPFAGCLWYSNDFCNSYERRMEEVCLNQNVPFLPTFREMYSDKRSKNWITHDGIHLNSEGHFWLFQRLKSWEILTKWKES; encoded by the coding sequence GTGTTTAGTTTACCAAAACAGCTAGTTGTAATTGGAGATAGTTCAGTTTATGGATGGGGAGATAATGAAGGTGGCGGATGGTGTGAGAGGCTTAGAAAAGATTGGTGCAACAGCCAAAATGGTCCAGTAATTTATCAACTTGGCGTAAGGGGAGATGGGATAGAAAAAGTTTCATCTAGATGGGAGAAAGAATGGTCATCTAGAGGAGAAACGAGAAGAAATAAACCTAAAGCAATTCTGCTTAATGTTGGTCTTAACGACACTGCAGCAATTGGTCAGAAAAATGGAAGACATCAATTAGATATAGATGGATTTGAATATGGATTAGAGAGACTTATTAATGAAATGAACTCTCAAACAAATGTCTTTGTTATTGGTCTGACACCTGTTGATGAAAGCAAAATGCCGTTCGCAGGATGTCTATGGTACTCAAATGATTTTTGTAATTCTTATGAAAGGAGAATGGAGGAAGTATGCCTCAATCAGAATGTCCCATTTCTGCCTACTTTTAGAGAAATGTACTCTGATAAAAGAAGTAAAAATTGGATTACGCATGATGGAATTCATCTCAATTCCGAAGGTCATTTCTGGCTTTTCCAAAGACTGAAGAGCTGGGAGATTCTTACAAAATGGAAGGAATCCTAG
- a CDS encoding TIGR00297 family protein: protein MDLIRNQFFIGFCINFILIYIFCKIPLMTKSGWISAGILGTILWGCLSWQGWMSVVIYLLFGSLVTKIGFKFKKEQGIAEKRGGRRGPENVWGSAATGLFLAIMTKFNAANVVFFKVGFAASFAAKLADTFGSEIGKRFGEDTYLITSFKKVERGTEGGISIEGTLSSVLGSIIMAFIMLRLSIISTRYHFIVVMISGFLATLSESIIGAKFQNKYKLSNELVNAIQTSIASVFAIFALFLYSYFLN from the coding sequence ATGGATTTAATTAGAAATCAATTTTTTATAGGTTTTTGCATTAATTTTATTTTGATTTATATATTTTGCAAGATTCCTTTGATGACGAAAAGTGGTTGGATAAGTGCAGGAATTTTAGGCACAATTTTGTGGGGATGTTTGTCTTGGCAGGGATGGATGTCAGTCGTAATTTATTTATTATTTGGATCTCTCGTTACCAAAATAGGTTTTAAATTTAAAAAAGAACAAGGAATAGCTGAAAAAAGAGGTGGGAGAAGAGGCCCTGAGAATGTATGGGGCTCTGCAGCTACAGGATTATTTCTTGCCATTATGACCAAATTTAACGCTGCCAACGTAGTGTTCTTTAAAGTAGGTTTTGCTGCAAGTTTTGCTGCGAAGTTGGCGGATACTTTTGGTAGCGAAATTGGAAAAAGATTTGGTGAAGACACATATTTAATTACTTCATTTAAAAAGGTTGAGAGAGGTACTGAAGGTGGAATAAGTATAGAAGGAACATTATCTAGCGTTTTGGGATCAATAATTATGGCTTTTATAATGCTTCGTCTATCAATTATTTCTACAAGATATCATTTTATAGTTGTTATGATTTCTGGATTCTTGGCCACACTTTCTGAGAGTATTATTGGTGCTAAATTTCAAAATAAATATAAATTAAGTAATGAATTAGTAAATGCTATTCAGACAAGTATTGCTTCTGTTTTTGCTATCTTTGCTCTTTTTTTATATTCATATTTTTTAAATTAA
- a CDS encoding 16S rRNA (uracil(1498)-N(3))-methyltransferase encodes MEDLTRLIICHERIKNIKNKNLELSKEEAHYLNKVMRIKNGKEIFIGNGEGSLWKAIKVKNDCLEIIQLKKPYLFQEKEIFLLGIAVVIPKSGFEDILKMCTEIGIDFIQPLFSERQVNKNLNFSRKLLRWNLIIKEAVEQSERLWKPSILNGMDIIEWLKSRDNQERVSISITREETLYDLNQWLRKQQEFGSKKGGIFWNVIGPEGGWSSKEIDFFNRKNITFVKLSDTILRTSTASINASSILNQWRTDLELRD; translated from the coding sequence ATGGAAGACTTAACAAGATTAATTATTTGCCATGAGAGAATTAAAAATATAAAGAACAAAAACTTAGAACTTTCTAAAGAAGAGGCTCATTATTTAAATAAAGTAATGAGGATAAAAAATGGTAAAGAAATATTTATAGGTAACGGGGAGGGTTCATTATGGAAAGCAATAAAAGTTAAAAATGATTGTTTGGAAATAATTCAATTAAAAAAACCTTACTTATTTCAAGAAAAAGAAATTTTCTTATTAGGCATAGCTGTTGTTATACCAAAAAGTGGGTTTGAGGATATTTTAAAAATGTGTACTGAAATAGGAATTGATTTTATACAGCCATTATTTTCAGAAAGACAGGTGAACAAAAATTTAAATTTTTCAAGAAAACTTTTGAGATGGAATTTAATTATCAAAGAAGCAGTTGAGCAAAGTGAGAGATTATGGAAACCATCTATTTTAAATGGAATGGATATTATTGAATGGCTAAAAAGTAGAGATAATCAAGAAAGAGTTTCAATTTCTATAACTAGAGAAGAAACACTATATGACTTAAATCAATGGTTAAGAAAACAACAAGAATTTGGAAGTAAAAAAGGAGGCATCTTTTGGAATGTAATTGGTCCTGAAGGAGGTTGGTCCTCTAAAGAAATTGATTTTTTTAATAGAAAAAATATTACCTTTGTTAAACTTTCTGACACTATCTTAAGAACTTCAACGGCTAGTATTAACGCATCATCAATTCTAAATCAGTGGAGAACTGATTTAGAATTAAGGGATTAG
- a CDS encoding DUF3531 family protein: MNIIFREVDPFNCWIWVRFSESPTQDEKNYLDGVFDSWYVLGRLGGFNSENLQTHEEGSDLSWMSYDNEQKNSSLPALMHNLGIMEYQNLWGRCWVDFGTSDSISIDILINSLNEISNNYVKIEELIIGGENNDWAIEEHEDLVFKD; this comes from the coding sequence ATGAATATTATTTTTAGGGAAGTTGATCCTTTTAATTGTTGGATATGGGTCAGGTTTTCAGAATCACCAACTCAAGATGAAAAAAATTATTTAGATGGTGTTTTTGATAGTTGGTACGTTTTAGGAAGGTTAGGTGGATTTAATTCTGAAAATTTGCAAACTCATGAAGAGGGTTCCGATCTAAGTTGGATGTCCTACGATAATGAACAAAAAAATTCATCTCTTCCAGCCTTAATGCATAATTTAGGAATTATGGAATATCAAAACCTGTGGGGAAGATGTTGGGTTGATTTTGGAACTTCAGACTCCATTTCAATAGATATATTAATTAATTCTTTGAATGAGATATCAAATAATTATGTAAAAATTGAAGAGTTAATTATTGGGGGTGAAAATAATGATTGGGCAATTGAAGAACATGAAGATTTAGTTTTTAAAGATTAA
- a CDS encoding ABC transporter ATP-binding protein, with the protein MLDLKEISYQPQTGEKKIIDNLNLKVHENEIILICGNSGSGKTTLLEIISGLINPQKGKITWKNKILSSRQRRWFCGVVFQFPERYFIGTTIGKELKIGHKSLREKNIEIVLNKVGLKRINLTQPPEQLSGGQQRRLAVAVQLLRNPSILLLDEPTAGLDYSMRNDVKSLILELKNKNTIIIVTHEPALFEGIPSRILFLKKGKIKNFMKENHAG; encoded by the coding sequence ATGCTTGATTTAAAAGAAATATCTTATCAACCCCAAACTGGTGAAAAAAAGATAATAGACAATTTAAATTTAAAAGTTCATGAAAATGAAATCATTTTAATTTGCGGCAATAGTGGTTCTGGGAAAACAACACTACTCGAAATAATAAGCGGATTAATAAATCCACAAAAAGGAAAAATTACATGGAAGAATAAAATTTTATCTTCTAGACAAAGAAGATGGTTTTGTGGAGTAGTATTCCAATTTCCTGAAAGATACTTTATTGGTACAACCATTGGGAAAGAATTAAAAATAGGCCATAAATCTTTAAGAGAAAAAAATATAGAAATAGTTTTAAATAAAGTTGGTTTGAAAAGAATTAATCTGACCCAACCACCAGAACAACTAAGTGGCGGACAACAAAGGCGATTAGCTGTAGCAGTTCAACTACTTAGAAACCCCTCAATTCTTTTACTTGATGAACCAACTGCTGGATTAGATTATTCAATGAGAAATGATGTAAAGAGTTTAATTCTTGAATTAAAAAATAAAAATACAATTATTATTGTTACTCATGAACCTGCCTTATTTGAGGGGATTCCCTCTAGGATATTATTCTTGAAAAAAGGGAAAATCAAAAATTTTATGAAAGAAAATCATGCAGGATAG
- the hslO gene encoding Hsp33 family molecular chaperone HslO has protein sequence MQDRIVRATAANGGIRLVAVLTTESSLEAKKRHGLSYLTTCILGRAFSASLLLASSMKIMHGRVTLRVRSDGPLNGLLVDAGRDGKVRGYVGNPNLELDLVKKGNNKYSFDFTKALGRGYLNVIRDSGFGEPFTSTVELVNGNIAEDLASYLYHSEQTPSAVFIGEKIQNKSVICSGGLLAQVLPKKDTDPLLISLLEERCKEINSFSEDLFKSKDNLLSLIRNIFPDIDDKSISEKARSQEVSFKCKCSKQRSLNAMKMLDKKELEDILKKDGKAELVCEFCKNKYLINYEEIKSMIENQS, from the coding sequence ATGCAGGATAGGATAGTTCGGGCTACTGCAGCAAATGGAGGAATAAGATTAGTTGCGGTCTTAACAACAGAATCTTCTTTAGAAGCAAAAAAAAGACACGGTCTTTCTTATTTAACCACCTGTATCTTAGGCAGAGCATTTAGTGCTTCACTACTTTTGGCAAGCTCGATGAAGATAATGCATGGGAGAGTTACTTTAAGAGTTAGATCTGACGGACCTTTAAATGGATTACTAGTTGATGCAGGTAGAGACGGAAAAGTTAGGGGTTATGTAGGGAATCCTAATTTAGAATTAGACCTAGTCAAAAAAGGTAATAATAAATATTCTTTTGATTTTACAAAAGCATTAGGTAGAGGATATTTAAATGTAATTAGAGATAGTGGATTTGGAGAACCCTTTACAAGCACTGTTGAATTAGTAAATGGAAATATTGCTGAAGACTTAGCTTCATATTTATATCATTCAGAGCAAACTCCCTCTGCTGTATTTATTGGAGAAAAAATCCAGAATAAAAGTGTTATTTGTAGTGGTGGCTTATTAGCTCAAGTTCTACCTAAAAAAGATACTGACCCACTACTAATCTCACTACTTGAAGAAAGATGTAAAGAAATTAATTCTTTCAGCGAAGACCTATTTAAGTCAAAAGATAATCTTCTCTCGTTAATTAGAAATATATTTCCCGATATTGACGATAAATCAATCTCTGAAAAAGCTCGTTCCCAAGAAGTGAGTTTTAAATGCAAGTGTTCCAAACAAAGAAGTTTAAATGCGATGAAAATGCTTGATAAGAAAGAGTTAGAGGACATCCTCAAGAAAGATGGCAAAGCAGAGTTGGTTTGTGAATTTTGTAAAAATAAATATCTTATAAATTATGAAGAAATTAAATCTATGATAGAAAATCAATCATAA
- a CDS encoding CPP1-like family protein, with translation MDSNSNKNNNEKSPYEILGVKEGAAFEDIQKARDIKVKEAGEDLILKAKIESSFDQLLMGSLKARQSGNVSYEAVSASKKEKQLNQFTNNNFPLLSKIKNLNNNSNNSSQYSLPKITTPSFDNLSIKISVGLLFLILLFISPDSNNRLLLSISTLILTYTQIKSGKRFIGSLGWSVTFLSIGLIFGGLLENNSFIQEVSNNSLSIQKIQSIPAMVILWLGVIFL, from the coding sequence TTGGATTCAAACAGTAATAAAAATAATAACGAAAAATCACCTTATGAAATTTTAGGTGTAAAAGAAGGTGCTGCTTTTGAGGATATTCAGAAGGCTAGAGATATTAAAGTTAAAGAGGCTGGTGAAGATTTAATTTTAAAAGCGAAAATAGAATCTTCCTTTGATCAATTACTCATGGGGAGTTTGAAAGCCAGGCAATCAGGAAATGTAAGCTATGAAGCTGTAAGTGCCTCAAAAAAAGAAAAACAACTTAATCAATTTACCAATAATAATTTCCCACTTCTTTCTAAGATAAAAAATTTAAATAATAACTCTAACAATTCAAGTCAGTATAGTCTGCCAAAAATAACTACCCCTTCATTTGATAATCTTTCAATAAAAATATCTGTTGGGTTATTATTTTTAATTTTGTTATTTATCAGTCCTGACTCTAATAATAGACTTTTACTCTCTATCTCAACATTAATACTTACCTATACTCAAATTAAATCGGGGAAAAGATTTATAGGTTCTCTGGGATGGAGTGTTACCTTTCTCTCGATAGGATTAATATTTGGTGGATTGCTTGAAAATAATTCTTTCATTCAGGAAGTATCAAACAACTCTTTATCAATACAAAAAATTCAAAGTATTCCGGCAATGGTTATTTTGTGGCTAGGCGTAATTTTTTTATGA